One part of the Amphiura filiformis chromosome 5, Afil_fr2py, whole genome shotgun sequence genome encodes these proteins:
- the LOC140152568 gene encoding LOW QUALITY PROTEIN: lysocardiolipin acyltransferase 1-like (The sequence of the model RefSeq protein was modified relative to this genomic sequence to represent the inferred CDS: inserted 1 base in 1 codon) — translation MPAIFKNAFGGMLFLXALFFTALLGSIFMMGPVLPLMIINPRFFRVVTDHMIGIWLALPVVLMESMFDTRFYITGDKLRLYAKSVIIMIHRTRLDWLFFWTPLLRQSSVKTEKIILKHGLKNVPGWGWAMQVASYIFLQRKFEKDQPYLINMVDYLSDLRYTGQIMIFPEGTDFCDTSKPKSDSYANKMGLPIYDYVLHPRVTGFTFLVEEMRKRNMIDAIYDVTVGYPYNLPTEGEVNTMKGDLPPEVHFHVKRHAIATIPINKDGLTKWCETKWAEKEDQLKQFYTEDKVFVTERDGLDVETYKEKILEWTSKWIVGYVLAFWGAFTIFVLSGLLYSSIVRWHLVLASIFFIITGIFYGGIETLTIKSFQWMNNKADKTKVR, via the exons ATGCCAGCAATATTCAAGAATGCCTTTGGGGGCATGCTGTTCC GTGCATTGTTCTTCACAGCATTGCTGGGTTCTATCTTCATGATGGGACCAGTGTTGCCATTGATGATAATTAATCCACGATTCTTCCGTGTTGTCACCGATCACATGATAGGCATATGGCTGGCATTGCCTGTG GTATTGATGG AGAGTATGTTTGACACAAGGTTTTACATCACTGGTGATAAATTAAGACTTTATGCAAAGAGTGTGATCATAATGATCCATAGAACCAGACTGGATTGGCTCTTTTTCTGGACACCGTTACTACGTCAAAGCTCAGTAAAAACTGAGAAAATTATCCTGAAGCATGGCCTTAAGAATGTACCAGGTTGGG GCTGGGCAATGCAAGTAGCAAGTTATATATTCCTACAGCGTAAATTTGAGAAAGACCAACCGTATCTTATAAATATGGTGGACTATTTGAGTGATCTCAGATACACTGGACAGATAATGATCTTTCCTGAAG GTACTGATTTCTGTGACACCTCCAAACCCAAGAGTGACAGTTATGCCAACAAGATGGGACTACCAATATATGACTACGTGCTACATCCAAGGGTGACAGGCTTTACTTTTCTTGTTGAAGAAATGAGGAAGA GAAACATGATTGATGCTATATACGATGTGACTGTAGGCTACCCTTATAATCTACCCACCGAAGGCGAAGTAAACACCATGAAAGGCGACCTACCTCCAGAAGTTCACTTTCATGTGAAGCGCCACGCTATTGCAACAATACCGATCAACAAAGACGGACTGACCAAATGGTGCGAAACAAAGTGGGCGGAGAAGGAGGACCAACTCAAGCAGTTCTACACCGAAGATAAGGTGTTTGTCACAGAGAGAGACGGACTTGATGTGGAAACGTACAAGGAGAAGATATTGGAATGGACAAGCAAGTGGATTGTAGGATATGTTTTAGCTTTCTGGGGAGCTTTTACCATTTTTGTCTTATCTGGCCTTCTATACTCTTCTATAGTTAGGTGGCATTTAGTTCTTGCCTCTATTTTCTTTATAATCACAGGTATATTTTATGGTGGGATTGAAACTTTGACCATCAAATCTTTTCAGTGGATGAATAATAAAGCAGATAAAACAAAAGTTAGGtaa